Proteins from a single region of Hyalangium gracile:
- the epsU gene encoding exopolysaccharide biosynthesis GT2 family glycosyltransferase EpsU → MWADILLLVLSVPVVLACGYLLLLTVLSADMPAPARVPPRLKFDIIVPAHNEEGGIAGTVKNLSALDYPAALRRILVVADNCSDATAERAREAGATVLVRHDTEKRGKGFALAYAFEHSLKEGFADAVVVVDADTHVSPHLLHSFGLRLEAGAQAIQAHYGVLNPHASWRTRLMAIALALFHKVRSLGRERLGVSCGLRGNGMCFSHRVIREVPHDAFSIVEDLEYGIRLGRAGYRVHYAWEAEVLGEMVSSEKAARSQRRRWEGGRWAMTKQFGVPLLGEALDKRDDVLLDLAMDLLVPPLSYVVLGAVAVAAAAAGLSVWQGQVALSAWAGAFCVVSLGLYVLRGWWVSGMGLRGLLDLMRAPFYVAWKVWLMVAGPRDKKGEWVRTTREARKP, encoded by the coding sequence ATGTGGGCGGATATCCTGTTGCTGGTGCTGTCGGTGCCGGTGGTGCTGGCGTGCGGCTATTTGTTGCTCTTGACGGTGCTGTCGGCGGACATGCCGGCGCCGGCCCGCGTCCCGCCGCGCCTGAAGTTCGACATCATCGTCCCGGCGCACAATGAAGAGGGCGGCATCGCCGGCACGGTGAAGAACCTGTCCGCCCTGGACTACCCGGCGGCGCTGCGGCGCATCCTGGTGGTGGCGGACAACTGCTCGGACGCCACGGCGGAGCGGGCGCGCGAGGCGGGCGCCACGGTGCTGGTGCGCCACGACACGGAGAAGCGCGGCAAGGGCTTCGCGCTGGCGTACGCCTTCGAGCACAGCTTGAAGGAGGGCTTCGCCGACGCGGTGGTGGTGGTGGACGCGGACACGCACGTGTCGCCGCACCTCTTGCACTCCTTCGGGCTGCGGCTGGAGGCGGGCGCGCAGGCCATCCAGGCGCACTACGGCGTGCTCAACCCGCATGCCTCGTGGCGCACGCGGCTGATGGCCATCGCCCTGGCGCTGTTCCACAAGGTGCGCTCGCTGGGCCGCGAGCGGCTGGGCGTCTCGTGCGGCCTGCGCGGCAACGGCATGTGCTTCAGCCACCGCGTCATCCGCGAGGTGCCGCACGACGCGTTCTCCATCGTGGAGGACCTGGAGTATGGCATCCGCCTGGGCCGCGCCGGCTACCGCGTGCACTACGCGTGGGAGGCCGAGGTGCTGGGGGAGATGGTGTCCTCCGAGAAGGCCGCCCGCTCGCAGCGCCGCCGCTGGGAGGGCGGACGCTGGGCGATGACGAAGCAGTTCGGCGTGCCGCTGCTGGGCGAGGCCCTGGACAAGCGCGACGACGTGCTGCTCGACCTGGCCATGGACCTGCTGGTGCCGCCCTTGAGCTACGTGGTGCTGGGCGCCGTCGCGGTCGCGGCGGCCGCGGCGGGGCTCTCCGTGTGGCAGGGGCAGGTGGCGCTCAGCGCCTGGGCGGGGGCGTTCTGCGTGGTGAGCCTGGGCCTGTACGTGCTGCGCGGCTGGTGGGTGTCGGGCATGGGCCTGCGCGGGCTGCTGGACCTGATGCGGGCGCCCTTCTACGTGGCGTGGAAGGTGTGGCTGATGGTGGCGGGCCCTCGAGACAAGAAGGGGGAGTGGGTGCGGACCACCCGCGAGGCGCGCAAGCCCTGA
- a CDS encoding oligosaccharide flippase family protein → MSTQTPDPSAAASPPAPQPAALDVTTSMRNAVKLGGSLMVTYGIALAVRLLLPRVLGPEAFGQFNWASEGFTAVFFVLAGLGLEVYIRKEVALRPQHASEFFGGTLLLQVLMAVALLGVMQGLMHVEGKPDPLRLLVLLLGVYQLFFRCNGTLAAVLHAREKVDGLSVANIATKCVWGGGQLLVLALGLPLPWLGVPILASEVVRAVVLFRLSRRHTGLELRLDAKGTREAMKGALPFFLNEAALAANGPMGIFLLGFLTNTTEVGWYGAGWNLAGMTLMAAPVLTWVLMPLLARAAAQSQDELFRLARRTLEAVSAFSIPLALAMALGADVWIHLVYGDRFAPAAAVLRLQAPILALTYVAMVCAAVLTALGKGWWVTRTSVVSMVLNSLINLTLARPFLAWFGPVGGACASALGLLVCETVAVTLLVSAVGRRAFDRQSVTRLVKTLVICAVVTAVHLALAGLGPLRLVVGASLYIVLVFVTGAVRLEELQGLLRVVRRRRAPVQASAA, encoded by the coding sequence ATGTCCACGCAGACCCCAGATCCGAGCGCCGCGGCGTCTCCCCCGGCTCCGCAGCCCGCGGCGCTGGACGTGACGACGTCCATGCGAAACGCCGTGAAGCTGGGCGGCTCGCTGATGGTGACGTACGGCATCGCGCTGGCGGTGCGCCTGCTGCTGCCGCGCGTGCTGGGGCCGGAGGCCTTCGGTCAGTTCAACTGGGCCTCGGAGGGCTTCACCGCCGTCTTCTTCGTGCTCGCCGGCCTGGGGCTGGAGGTCTACATCCGCAAGGAGGTGGCCCTGCGGCCCCAGCACGCCAGCGAGTTCTTCGGCGGCACGCTGCTGCTGCAGGTGCTGATGGCGGTGGCGCTGCTGGGGGTGATGCAGGGGCTGATGCACGTGGAGGGCAAGCCGGACCCCCTGCGGCTCCTGGTGCTGCTGCTGGGCGTGTACCAGCTCTTCTTCCGGTGCAACGGGACGCTGGCGGCGGTGCTGCACGCGCGCGAGAAGGTGGACGGGCTCTCGGTGGCCAACATCGCCACCAAGTGCGTGTGGGGCGGCGGCCAGCTGCTGGTGCTCGCGCTGGGGCTGCCGCTGCCGTGGCTGGGCGTGCCCATCCTGGCCTCGGAGGTGGTGCGGGCGGTGGTGCTCTTCCGGCTCTCGCGCCGGCACACGGGGCTGGAGCTCCGGCTGGACGCGAAGGGCACTCGCGAGGCGATGAAGGGCGCGCTGCCCTTCTTCCTCAACGAGGCGGCGCTGGCGGCCAACGGCCCCATGGGCATCTTCCTGCTGGGCTTCCTGACGAACACCACGGAGGTGGGCTGGTACGGCGCCGGGTGGAACCTGGCGGGCATGACGCTGATGGCGGCGCCGGTGCTCACCTGGGTGCTGATGCCGCTGCTGGCGCGCGCCGCCGCCCAGTCCCAGGACGAGCTGTTCCGCCTGGCCCGCCGCACGCTGGAGGCGGTGTCCGCCTTCTCCATTCCGCTCGCGCTGGCCATGGCGCTGGGCGCCGACGTGTGGATCCACCTGGTGTACGGCGACCGGTTCGCGCCGGCTGCGGCGGTGCTGCGGCTGCAGGCGCCCATCCTCGCGCTCACCTACGTGGCCATGGTGTGCGCCGCGGTGCTGACGGCGCTGGGCAAGGGCTGGTGGGTGACGCGCACCTCGGTGGTGTCCATGGTGCTCAACTCGCTCATCAACCTGACGCTGGCGCGCCCCTTCCTGGCGTGGTTCGGCCCGGTGGGCGGCGCGTGCGCCTCCGCGCTGGGGCTGCTCGTCTGCGAGACGGTGGCTGTCACCTTGCTGGTGAGCGCCGTGGGCCGGCGCGCCTTCGACAGGCAGAGCGTCACGCGGCTCGTGAAGACACTCGTCATCTGCGCCGTGGTGACGGCCGTGCACCTGGCGCTCGCGGGCCTGGGTCCGCTGCGGCTGGTGGTGGGCGCCAGCCTCTACATCGTCCTCGTGTTCGTGACCGGCGCGGTGCGCCTGGAAGAGCTGCAAGGCCTGCTGCGCGTGGTGCGCCGGCGGCGCGCGCCCGTCCAGGCCTCCGCCGCGTGA
- a CDS encoding GumC family protein, which yields MSAPHELPEAEREQARIFDWEQIRDYLGYVRHAVRRHKFLVLGTFLVTATLAIAVAKLLPRTWYAESKLLPRRTANTIIPGLVNPERANILNPDPPNPMRPVNDVDGPTKAAAEAVLRQDNLVKLVKDLNLLDRWEATRPPLLRFKDSVMRMLTAPPDEDARMDGMVGTLEKRISVNTNDGKVAIGVEWGDPQLAYELVEAAQQSFLDKSKEEELSSIKDAIAILQEHEQQAGVAVKEAYDDFAQTFSEIMLERRRAVGDPRLLPRFGSTDQELAQLRFAIRTKRRAIADAQVQHNQRLTEMQDELAQKREMYAPDHPTVVQLETQVAALRQGSQQVKALQEDEKQLLAEYGDLGGKSMPFPDEPVPDPYGLERVLMGLLPAVSENPSAAVALDRLRSRLSAQQQILKRIDSAKLELDIASKSFKYRFTVLTPAEFPRKPIKPNALVIALGGIFAGMLLGVFAALAKDVLSGRVLESWQVERGLGVPVLAELDRGSG from the coding sequence ATGTCCGCACCTCATGAGCTGCCCGAGGCGGAGCGCGAGCAGGCGCGGATCTTCGACTGGGAGCAGATCCGCGACTACCTGGGCTACGTGCGCCACGCGGTGCGCCGCCACAAGTTCCTGGTGCTGGGCACCTTCCTGGTGACGGCGACGCTGGCCATCGCGGTGGCCAAGCTCTTGCCGCGCACCTGGTACGCGGAGAGCAAGCTGCTGCCGCGTCGCACGGCGAACACCATCATCCCCGGCCTGGTGAACCCCGAGCGCGCCAACATCCTCAACCCGGATCCGCCCAACCCCATGCGGCCGGTGAACGACGTGGACGGGCCGACGAAGGCCGCCGCGGAGGCCGTGCTGCGCCAGGACAACCTGGTCAAGCTCGTGAAGGACCTGAACCTGCTGGACCGGTGGGAGGCCACGCGCCCGCCGCTCTTGCGCTTCAAGGACTCGGTGATGCGCATGCTCACCGCGCCGCCGGACGAGGACGCGCGGATGGACGGCATGGTGGGCACGCTGGAGAAGCGCATCAGCGTGAACACCAACGACGGCAAGGTGGCCATCGGCGTGGAGTGGGGAGACCCGCAGCTGGCCTACGAGCTGGTGGAGGCCGCCCAGCAGAGCTTCCTGGACAAGAGCAAGGAAGAGGAGCTCAGCAGCATCAAGGACGCCATCGCCATCCTCCAGGAGCACGAGCAGCAGGCGGGGGTGGCGGTGAAGGAGGCCTACGACGACTTCGCGCAGACCTTCTCGGAAATCATGCTGGAGCGCCGCCGCGCGGTGGGAGACCCCCGGCTGCTGCCGCGCTTCGGCTCCACGGACCAGGAGCTGGCGCAGCTGCGCTTCGCCATCCGCACCAAGCGCCGCGCCATCGCGGACGCGCAGGTGCAGCACAACCAGCGCCTGACGGAGATGCAGGACGAGCTGGCGCAGAAGCGGGAGATGTACGCGCCGGACCACCCGACGGTGGTGCAGCTGGAGACGCAGGTGGCGGCGCTGCGCCAGGGCTCGCAGCAGGTGAAGGCGCTGCAGGAGGACGAGAAGCAGCTGCTGGCCGAGTACGGCGACCTGGGCGGCAAGTCCATGCCGTTCCCGGACGAGCCGGTGCCGGACCCGTACGGCCTGGAGCGGGTGCTGATGGGGCTGCTGCCGGCGGTGTCGGAGAACCCGAGCGCGGCGGTGGCGCTGGACCGGCTGCGCAGCCGGCTGAGCGCGCAGCAGCAGATCCTCAAGCGCATCGACTCGGCGAAGCTGGAGCTGGACATCGCCTCCAAGTCCTTCAAGTACCGCTTCACGGTGCTCACGCCGGCCGAGTTCCCGCGCAAGCCCATCAAGCCCAACGCGCTGGTCATCGCCCTGGGCGGCATCTTCGCCGGGATGCTGCTGGGCGTGTTCGCGGCGCTGGCGAAGGACGTGCTCAGCGGGCGGGTGCTGGAGAGCTGGCAGGTGGAGCGGGGGCTGGGCGTGCCCGTGCTGGCGGAGCTGGACCGAGGCTCGGGGTGA
- the epsD gene encoding exopolysaccharide biosynthesis glycosyltransferase EpsD, translating into MSDSPSAGSNAPPRSEAQRPRVSVVMATYNRLALLPRLLQQLARQTLPPSDYEVVVVDDGSKEPAQGPLEALAKQLPYTLRVETQKNAGAAAARHRGVLAARGDVVIITDDDMQVPEDFIQRHLEQHPPGSRNVVLGRIDPDPALEEMPLFERWYAYLHERLARRLHEQGAHGWNLYTGNVSFRREDYVAVGGFDSSLKQSEDIELGIRLEKAGCQVRFCNDSYVLHGSDHTSFEKWLARAHRYGIMDSRLSDRHSDVPQVDPWRMLFEMNALARPLLATAVALPGPTRPVTDALMGAAKLADRLGLEQVAFKSTSVAYTMEYLRGARAEAGSWREVARRIARYRQASSRGGAEPRRSAEKDSSGEP; encoded by the coding sequence GTGAGCGACTCCCCCTCGGCGGGCTCCAATGCCCCGCCGCGGAGCGAAGCACAGCGGCCTCGGGTGAGCGTGGTGATGGCCACGTACAACCGGCTGGCTCTGCTCCCGCGGCTGCTCCAACAGCTCGCGCGCCAGACGCTGCCCCCCAGCGACTACGAAGTCGTCGTCGTGGATGACGGCTCCAAGGAGCCGGCGCAGGGGCCCCTGGAGGCGCTGGCGAAACAGCTCCCGTACACGCTGCGCGTGGAGACGCAGAAGAACGCGGGCGCGGCGGCGGCGCGGCACCGGGGCGTGCTGGCCGCGCGTGGCGACGTGGTCATCATCACCGATGACGACATGCAGGTGCCGGAGGACTTCATCCAGCGGCACCTGGAGCAGCACCCGCCGGGCTCTCGCAACGTGGTGCTGGGGCGCATCGATCCGGATCCGGCCCTCGAGGAGATGCCGCTCTTCGAGCGCTGGTACGCGTACCTGCACGAGCGGCTGGCGCGCCGGCTCCACGAGCAGGGCGCCCACGGGTGGAACCTCTACACGGGCAACGTCTCGTTCCGCCGCGAGGACTACGTGGCGGTGGGCGGGTTCGACTCGAGCCTGAAGCAGTCCGAGGACATCGAGCTGGGCATCCGGCTGGAGAAGGCGGGCTGCCAGGTGCGCTTCTGCAACGACTCGTACGTGCTGCACGGCTCGGACCACACCAGCTTCGAGAAGTGGCTGGCGCGGGCGCACCGCTACGGCATCATGGACTCGCGGCTGTCCGACAGGCACTCGGACGTGCCGCAGGTGGATCCGTGGCGGATGCTCTTCGAGATGAACGCGCTGGCGCGGCCGCTGCTGGCCACGGCGGTGGCGCTGCCCGGGCCGACCCGGCCGGTGACGGACGCGCTGATGGGCGCGGCGAAGCTGGCCGACAGGCTGGGGCTCGAGCAGGTGGCCTTCAAGAGCACCTCGGTGGCCTACACCATGGAGTACCTGCGCGGGGCGAGGGCGGAGGCGGGCTCGTGGCGGGAAGTGGCCCGGCGCATCGCGCGTTACCGGCAGGCGTCCTCGCGGGGCGGTGCGGAGCCCCGGCGGAGCGCGGAGAAGGACTCGAGCGGAGAGCCATGA
- a CDS encoding response regulator, translated as MDVSQRTVLVVEDSPLFRKMVSEFLHALGVTRIQEASNGRSALEQLAHSRPDLVCLDLTLPDVSGYDVCEYIRGQPELAGLPVLMISARGTLLDRAQAEEVGADGYLTKPFTQEEFVQQVLRLLARAAEATSGGKSDVRTS; from the coding sequence ATGGATGTCTCGCAACGCACGGTCCTGGTGGTGGAGGACTCGCCTCTTTTCCGAAAGATGGTGAGCGAGTTCCTGCACGCCCTGGGCGTCACGCGCATCCAGGAGGCTTCCAACGGGCGCTCCGCGCTCGAGCAGCTGGCGCACAGCCGGCCGGACCTGGTGTGCCTGGACCTGACGCTGCCGGACGTGTCCGGCTACGACGTCTGCGAATACATCCGGGGGCAGCCGGAGCTGGCGGGGCTGCCGGTGTTGATGATCAGCGCGCGAGGGACGTTGCTGGACCGCGCGCAGGCCGAAGAGGTGGGAGCGGATGGGTATCTGACCAAGCCGTTCACCCAGGAAGAGTTCGTGCAGCAGGTGCTGCGTTTGCTGGCGAGGGCGGCCGAGGCCACCTCGGGAGGTAAGAGCGATGTCCGCACCTCATGA
- the wzy gene encoding exopolysaccharide repeat unit polymerase, with product MEAFLSRTPVFLTLLAGVMLATLGLLVLFPAVALLPMVGAILLWVLAKVPVRYPVLTLLALLLIVDCAVEVPYSGHWNSPVSFIGRLLFINLNVVTGVPGLGFTLIDLSVFGLIFLYIYRQAVGLKIDERMTPLPRPLVMALLLILVTISWMYVWGVLRGGDARPAKWQLQKLLLMPMFVFLLTVSIRGPEDFRLLARIVIAAAFTKAFLGAFFIVFIARPRGLYTEYATTHSDTMIYVTGLAIALTQWTEEPTWKNFRRMLLVCGVILMGMNYNDRRLAYASFDQALIAMFLISPWTRVKRYVTRAGLALSPFILAYIVIGWANPVGIFSPVNTIKSMIVGEHNDTGVMDYRDVENFNLISTWQRNPLLGTGYGHGFEEVMKLADISHLFEDYLYHPHNSVLGLLAFGGVVGFTGVWLFVALTVYFAVRSYHRTRHPHWRAAALVVVAIVFAYINQCFGDMGITSWYAMILMALAVTIAGKLATVTRAWGPQRSPAPTQGAPLLESSVQDGGERT from the coding sequence ATGGAAGCCTTCCTCTCCCGCACACCTGTCTTCCTCACGCTGCTGGCCGGCGTGATGCTGGCGACGCTGGGGCTGCTCGTCCTCTTCCCGGCCGTGGCGCTGCTGCCCATGGTGGGGGCCATCCTGCTCTGGGTGCTGGCCAAGGTGCCGGTGCGCTACCCCGTCCTCACGCTGCTGGCCCTGCTGCTCATCGTGGACTGCGCGGTGGAGGTGCCGTACTCGGGGCACTGGAACTCGCCCGTCTCCTTCATCGGCCGGCTGCTCTTCATCAACCTCAACGTCGTCACCGGCGTGCCGGGCCTGGGCTTCACGCTCATCGACCTGTCGGTGTTCGGGCTCATCTTCCTCTACATCTACCGGCAGGCGGTGGGCCTGAAGATCGACGAGCGGATGACGCCGCTGCCCCGCCCGCTCGTCATGGCGCTGCTGCTGATCCTGGTGACGATCAGCTGGATGTACGTCTGGGGCGTGCTGCGCGGGGGCGACGCGCGCCCGGCGAAGTGGCAGCTCCAGAAGCTGCTGCTGATGCCGATGTTCGTGTTCCTCCTCACCGTGTCCATCCGCGGGCCGGAGGACTTCCGCCTGCTGGCGCGCATCGTCATCGCCGCCGCCTTCACCAAGGCCTTCCTGGGCGCCTTCTTCATCGTCTTCATCGCCCGGCCCCGGGGGCTCTACACCGAGTACGCCACCACGCACTCGGACACGATGATCTACGTCACCGGGCTGGCCATCGCCTTGACGCAATGGACGGAGGAGCCCACCTGGAAGAACTTCCGGCGCATGCTGCTGGTCTGCGGCGTCATCCTCATGGGGATGAACTACAACGATCGCCGCCTGGCGTACGCCAGCTTTGATCAGGCCCTGATCGCCATGTTCCTGATCAGCCCGTGGACGCGCGTGAAGCGCTACGTGACGCGCGCGGGCCTCGCCCTGTCGCCGTTCATCCTCGCCTATATCGTCATCGGCTGGGCCAACCCGGTGGGCATTTTCTCGCCTGTGAACACGATCAAGTCGATGATCGTCGGCGAGCACAACGACACCGGTGTGATGGACTACCGCGACGTGGAGAACTTCAACCTCATTTCCACCTGGCAGCGAAACCCGCTGCTGGGCACCGGCTACGGGCACGGCTTCGAAGAGGTGATGAAACTCGCGGACATCTCGCACCTCTTCGAGGACTACCTCTACCACCCGCACAACTCCGTGCTGGGCCTGCTCGCCTTCGGTGGGGTGGTGGGCTTTACAGGGGTGTGGCTGTTTGTAGCGCTCACCGTCTACTTCGCCGTGCGCTCCTACCACCGCACCCGCCATCCCCACTGGCGCGCGGCGGCGCTCGTCGTCGTCGCCATCGTCTTCGCCTACATCAACCAGTGCTTCGGAGACATGGGCATCACCAGCTGGTACGCGATGATCCTCATGGCCCTGGCCGTCACCATCGCAGGCAAGCTGGCGACCGTCACCCGAGCCTGGGGCCCGCAGCGTTCACCTGCCCCCACTCAGGGTGCGCCTCTGCTGGAATCGTCGGTGCAAGACGGAGGTGAGCGCACATGA
- a CDS encoding polysaccharide biosynthesis/export family protein yields the protein MMRRVNSSPFRLLRRALPAVLLALAACYAPGRFVWVDDYRDPPSLQDEGYIIRKGDRLFIKVWNQNELTTENALVREDGRITLPLVNDVDAAGLTPPVLARRIEELLKPLVSNPTVTVRVTEPKKVQVAVLGEVKGPGMKELEPGSGVLQALAQAGGFTDYAQLDGIYVLRRQPDNPTPMRIRFDYEAVSRTEGKGAAFVLRTGDVVVVE from the coding sequence ATGATGCGTCGTGTGAACTCCTCTCCCTTCCGACTCCTCCGCCGAGCCCTGCCGGCCGTGCTGCTGGCGCTGGCCGCCTGCTACGCCCCGGGCCGCTTCGTCTGGGTGGATGACTACCGGGATCCGCCCTCGCTGCAGGACGAGGGCTACATCATCCGCAAGGGGGACCGGCTCTTCATCAAGGTGTGGAACCAGAACGAGCTGACGACGGAGAACGCGCTGGTCCGCGAGGACGGGCGCATCACGCTGCCGCTGGTGAACGACGTGGACGCCGCGGGGCTCACGCCGCCAGTGCTCGCCCGCCGCATCGAGGAGCTGCTCAAGCCGCTGGTGAGCAACCCCACCGTCACCGTGCGGGTGACGGAGCCCAAGAAGGTCCAGGTGGCCGTGCTGGGCGAGGTGAAGGGCCCGGGCATGAAGGAGCTGGAGCCCGGCTCCGGCGTGCTGCAGGCGCTGGCCCAGGCGGGCGGCTTCACGGACTACGCGCAGCTGGACGGCATCTACGTGCTGCGGCGCCAGCCGGACAACCCCACGCCCATGCGCATCCGCTTCGACTACGAGGCCGTCAGCCGCACCGAGGGCAAGGGGGCCGCGTTCGTCCTGAGGACCGGGGACGTGGTGGTGGTGGAGTAG